A genome region from Cucumis sativus cultivar 9930 chromosome 4, Cucumber_9930_V3, whole genome shotgun sequence includes the following:
- the LOC101210418 gene encoding transcription factor GTE3, chloroplastic, whose amino-acid sequence MASVLQGDGDAGGNPRKRDNDKFNAGKQQKQSKIAKRVARNSLQTPTVAATNGGANPSSPSHNPIDALVTSRFYSGQNHCSEPVNAEEVPVYTRFENRVRINLNSRSRFGIKELTTKLKGELDQVRSLVKKFETQELQLSGYGGDVGHSQSQFSANNLVERVGTVSTMKVNSEVGSADVPASRLVRCASVAENFGEFAEKEVSKHKNSKYASTKELPMSDCNLNGGKIGPVLKSCSNLLERLMKHKFGWVFNVPVDAKRLGLHDYHKIITKPMDLGTIKMRLNKNWYKSPREFAEDVRLTFSNAITYNPKGEDVHMMAEQLSNIFEEKWKTIEGKQNVGKGFQVDDGSVLPTPTSRKSPALATRPVESRTFSRSDSTTKHFLTSNPKQPPTDVAPPDKKPKAKNHEIRDMTYEEKQKLSIDLQDLPSDKLNNVVKIIKKRNQGLFQNDDEIELDIGSVDSETLWELERFVANYKKSLIKNKRKADANLQSGEKLSHYSTNDTDLLAVAKAGGKPVGGNADSENDSSSTCGDENQSSSG is encoded by the exons ATGGCTTCAGTGCTGCAAGGTGATGGTGATGCGGGAGGGAATCCCAGAAAGAGGGATAATGACAAGTTTAATGCCGGAAAGCAACAGAAACAGAGTAAAATTGCTAAACGCGTAGCTCGTAATTCCCTTCAGACTCCCACTGTCGCGGCCACCAATGGCGGTGCTAATCCGTCTTCTCCTTCTCATAACCCGATCGATGCTTTGGTCACGTCTAGGTTTTATTCGGGTCAAAATCACTGCAGTGAACCGGTTAATGCCGAGGAAGTGCCAGTATATACGAGGTTTGAGAACCGAGTTAGgattaatttgaattcaagATCGAGGTTTGGGATTAAAGAACTTACAACGAAGCTGAAGGGTGAGCTCGATCAGGTTAGGAGCCTCGTGAAGAAGTTTGAAACTCAGGAGCTGCAGCTTAGTGGTTATGGTGGTGATGTTGGACATAGTCAATCACAGTTTTCAGCTAATAATTTGGTAGAGAGGGTGGGTACTGTTAGTACAATGAAGGTTAATTCCGAGGTGGGTTCTGCAGATGTGCCTGCATCGAGGCTTGTTCGATGTGCTTCAGTGGCAGAAAACTTTGGAGAGTTTGCAGAGAAAGAGGTGAGCAAgcataaaaattcaaaatatgcTTCTACAAAGGAGCTTCCGATGTCGGACTGTAATTTGAATGGAGGTAAGATTGGTCCAGTGCTTAAAAGCTGTAGTAATTTGCTGGAAAGATTGATGAAACATAAATTTGGTTGGGTATTTAATGTGCCTGTTGATGCAAAGCGTTTGGGGCTTCATGATTATCATAAGATCATAACGAAGCCAATGGATTTAGGTACCATAAAGATGAGACTGAATAAGAATTGGTACAAATCACCAAGAGAGTTTGCTGAGGATGTGAGACTAACATTTAGCAATGCCATTACATATAATCCAAAAGGGGAGGATGTTCATATGATGGCTGAGCAGTTGTCTAATATATTCGAAGAGAAATGGAAGACAATTGAAGGTAAACAAAATGTTGGTAAGGGATTTCAGGTGGATGATGGCTCAGTTTTACCTACACCCACCTCTAGGAAATCTCCAGCTCTTGCCACTCGTCCAGTGGAATCGAGAACTTTCAGTAGATCGGATTCTACAACAAAGCATTTCCTTACCTCCAATCCCAAACAGCCCCCCACAGATGTTGCTCCTCCTGATAAGAAACCAAAAGCAAAGAATCACGAAATCAGAGATATGACTTatgaagaaaaacagaaactGAGCATTGACCTTCAGGATTTACCATCAGATAAATTGAATAATGTTGTCAAGATtatcaagaaaagaaaccaGGGACTGTTCCAAAACGACGATGAAATTGAGTTGGATATTGGCAGTGTTGATTCTGAAACCCTCTGGGAACTTGAGAGGTTTGTagcaaattacaaaaaaagtttgatCAAGAATAAGAGAAAAGCTGATGCCAATCTTCAATCTGGAGAAAAATTGTCTCACTACTCGACCAATGATACT GATCTTCTTGCAGTGGCTAAAGCAGGAGGAAAACCTGTAGGAGGCAATGCAG ACTCTGAAAATGATAGTTCCTCGACATGTGGGGATGAAAATCAGTCTTCTTCAGGTTGA